From the Aerococcus viridans genome, the window AAGTCATGGCAAAACAAAAAATTCGTATTCGTTTAAAAGCTTACGAACACCGTGCATTAGATCAATCAGCAGCTAAAATTGTTGATACTGCACAACGTACAGGAGCAGAAGTATCAGGTCCAATTCCATTGCCTACTGAACGCTCATTATTCACAGTAATCCGTGCAACACACAAATACAAGGATTCACGTGAACAATTCGAAATGCGTACGCACAAACGTTTAATCGACATCGTTAACCCAACACCAAAAACTGTTGATGCGTTAATGAAATTAGATTTACCATCAGGCGTAGACATCGAAATTAAATTATAATTCCAGAATCATCGCAACAAATTAGTTAACCCAATTATTAAATAAAAAAATTATACGGAGGTGTACTCATGACTAAAGGAATCTTAGGAAAAAAAGTAGGTATGACACAATTCTTTACAGAAACTGGTGAATTAGTACCAGTTACAGTTATCGAAGCACAACCAAACGTTGTTTTACAAGCTAAAACAAACGAAACTGATGGCTACGAAGCTATTCAAGTTGGTTTTGACAACAAACGTGAAGTATTGGCAAACAAACCTCACAAAGGTCATGTAGCAAAAGCAGAAACTACTCCTAAGCGCTTCATTAAAGAATTCAAAGATGTTGAGCTAGGAGATTACGAAGTTGGATCAGAAATCAAGGTTGATATCTTCCAAGCAGGAGACATCGTTGATGTTACGGGTACTTCAAAAGGTAAAGGATTCCAAGGTGCTATCAAGCGTCATGGTCAATCACGTGGGCCTATGTCACACGGTTCTCATTACCACCGCAGCCCAGGTTCAATGGGTATGGCGTCGGATGCTTCTAAAGTATTCAAGGGTAAAAACTTACCAGGACAAACTGGTGGTACTCAAATCACTATCCAAAACCTAGAAATCGTTAAAGTAGATGCAGAGCGCAACGTCATCTTAATCAAAGGTAACGTTCCAGGTGCTAAAAAATCTATGGTAACAATCAAATCTGCAGTTAAATCTGCTGAATAATACCAGGAAGGAGGAACAGTTTCATGGCAAACATTACATTATTTAAACAAGACGGTTCACAAGCTGGCGAAATCACATTAAACGATGAAGTCTTCGCAATCGAACCAAATGAAAATGCAATCTACGATGTAGTTATTATGCAACAAGCTTCATTACGTCAAGGTACTCACAAAGTTAAAGGACGTTCAGAAGTTAGCGGTGGTGGACGTAAACCATGGCGTCAAAAAGGTACAGGTCGTGCTCGTCAAGGTTCAATCCGCTCTCCACAATGGGTAGGCGGTGGCCGTGCATTCGGACCAACACCTCGTTCATATGCTTATAAATTACCTCGTAAAGTTCGTCGTTTAGCTTTACGCTCTGCATTATCTACTAAGGTAGCAGAAAACAACTTCATCGTTGTTGATGAATTAGCATTCGAAACACCAAAAACTAAATTATTCCAAGAAGTGTTGAATAACTTACAAGTTGAAAATAAAGTTTTAGTTGTAATCAACAAAGACAACGACAACGCACAATTATCAGCTCGTAACTTACCAAACGTAAAAGTAGTTGATGAAAACAACGTTAACGTATTCGACTTAGTTAACTCTGAAAAAGTCATCATTACAAAAGCAGCACTTTCTAACGTAGAGGAGGTACTAGCATAATGTTGGCACACGACGTAATCATTCGCCCAATCATCACTGAAGAATCAATGTTGAAAATGGACGAAAACAAATACACTTTTGAAGTAGCTGTTAAAGCGAACAAAACAGAAGTTAAACAAGCAATCGAAGAATTGTTCAACGTAGACGTGAAAAACGTAAACATCATGAACGTTCGCGGTAAATTAAAACGTATGGGACGTTTTGCTGGTTATACACGTAAACGCCGTAAAGCAATCGTAACCATCGCTGAAGGTCAATCAATCGAAATCTTCGGAAACGAAGCAGAATAATTAAGATAGGAGGAAATTCACGTGGCGATAAAAACATATAAAGCAACGACTAACGGTCGTCGTAACATGTCAGGTTCAGATTTCTCAGAAATCACTAAAACAACTCCTGAAAAAACATTGTTAGAATCACAAAGCAAACGTGCTGGTCGTAATAACAACGGTCGCATTACAGTTCGTCATCACGGTGGTGGACACAAACAAGCTTACCGTATCATCGACTTCAAACGTAATAAAGACAACGTTGAAGGTGTAGTGAAAGCTATTGAGTACGATCCAAACCGTTCAGCTAATATTGCATTAATCCACTATACAGATGGTATTAAAACTTACATCATCGCACCTAAAGGTTTACAAGTTGGTGCTCGTATTTCTTCTGGTGAAGCAGCAGATATCAAAGTTGGTAATGCATTACCATTGAAAAATATCCCAGTTGGTACTTTAGTACATAACATTGAAACTAAACCTGGTAAAGGTGGACAATTAGTTCGCTCTGCTGGTGCTAGCGCTCAAGTGTTAGGTAAAGAAGACAAATACGTATTGATTAAATTAACTTCTGGTGAAGTTCGTATGATCTTAGGTACTTGTCGTGCAACAATTGGTGCTGTTGGTAACGAACAACACAGCTTAATCAACGTAGGTAAAGCAGGACGCTCTCGTTGGGCAGGTAAACGTCCAACTGTTCGTGGATCTGTAATGAACCCTAACGATCACCCTCACGGTGGTGGTGAAGGTAAAGCTCCAGTCGGACGTCCAAGTCCAATGACTCCATGGGGTAAACCTGCACGTGGTATTAAGACTCGTGATAAGAACGCACGTAGCAATAAATTAATTGTACGTCGTCGTAACTCTAAGTAATCACATTAAATAGGATAGCGAAGGGAGCCAAATAAATATGAGCCGTAGCTTGAAAAAAGGACCTTTTTGTGATGACCATTTAATGAAAAAAGTGGTTGCACAACAAGACGCACAAAAGAAACAAGTAATCAAAACATGGTCACGCCGTTCAACAATTTTCCCTAACTTTGTTGGGTTAACAATTGCTGTATACGATGGCCGCAAACATGTACCAGTTTATATCCAAGAAGATATGGTAGGTCACAAATTAGGTGAATTCGTACCAACTCGTACATATAAAGGACATGGCGCTGACGACAAGACAACTCGTCGTTAATCTGAGAGGAGGAAATAAAGAATGGCAGAACAAATTACATCTGCAAAAGCAACTGCAAACACAGTTCGCGTTTCTGCTCGTAAAGCACGTTTAGTTGTTGACTTAATCCGCAACAAAACTGTCGGTGAAGCTATTGCAATCTTAAAAAACACTCCTCGTTCAGCATCTCCTGCTGTAGAGAAAGTGTTAATGTCTGCAATTGCAAACGCAGAGCACAACTTTGGCTTAGAGCCAGCTAACTTAGTAGTAAGCGAAGCATTCGTAAACGAAGGACCAACGATGAAACGTTTCCGTCCACGTGCGAAAGGTTCAGCTTCTAGAATCAACAAACGTACAAGCCACATTACAGTGGTAGTAAAAACAGCAGAGGAGGCATAATTAATGGGACAAAAGATTAATCCTATCGGTATGCGTATCGGCGTCATCAAAGATTGGGACGCTCGTTGGTATGCAGAAAAAGACTTTGCAGATACTTTACACGAAGACTTACATATCCGCGAATACATCGCTGAAACATTAAAAGATGCTTCTGTATCTCAAGTTGAAATTGAACGTGCTGCAAACAAAGTTAACGTAAACATCCACACTGCTAAACCAGGTATGGTTATCGGTAAAGGTGGTTCTGAAGTTGACGCATTACGTAAAACTTTAAACAACCGTACAGGTAAAAAAGTACACATCAACATTGTAGAAATTAAAAAACCTGAATTAGACGCTAAATTAGTTGGTGAGTCAATCGCTCAACAATTAGAAAACCGTGTAGCTTTCCGTCGTGCGCAAAAACAAGCAATCCAACGCACAATGAAATCAGGAGCTAAAGGTATCAAAGTTCAAATCTCAGGTCGTTTGAATGGTGCCGACATGGCGCGTTCAGAAACTCAAGTAGAAGGAACAGTTCCATTGCATACATTGCGTGCGGACATCGACTACTCATGGGAAGAAGCCGACACTACTTACGGTAAGATCGGTATCAAAACATGGGTATGCCGTGGTGAAATCCTTCCAACAAAAAATATTCAAGGGGAGGCTTAAAACATGTTAGTACCTAAACGTGTAAAACACAGACGTGAATTCCGTGGTAAAATGCGTGGCGAAGCTAAAGGCGGAAAAGAAATTGCATACGGTGAATTCGGTTTGCAAGCATTAGATTCAGCATGGATCACTAACCGTCAAATTGAAGCATCTCGTATTGCCATGACACGTTACATGAAACGTGGTGGGAAAGTATGGATTAAAATCTTCCCACATAAATCTTATACAGCTAAAGCAATTGGTGTTCGTATGGGTTCTGGTAAAGGTGCTCCAGAAGGTTGGGTATCTCCAGTAAAACGCGGTAAAATCTTATTTGAAGTTGCCGGTGTTCCAGAAGAAGTAGCTAAAGAAGCATTGCGTTTAGCATCTCACAAATTACCTATTCGTACTAAAATCGTAAAACGTGAAATTGGTGGTGAATCTAATGACTAAATTTACAGATATTAAAGATCTTTCCACTGCTGAACTTACTGCTAAAGAACAAGAATATCGTCAAGAATTATTCAACTTACGATTCCAATTGGCAACTGGTCAATTAGAAAACACAGCTCGTATTAAAGCTGTTCGTAAAGATATCGCACGTGTTAAAACTGCGTTACGTAATCAAGAAGCGTAAGAAAATTCAGTAAAGGAGGAAACCTGTCCATGGAAGAACGTAATAACCGTAAAGTGTTACAAGGCCGTGTTGTTTCTGACAAAATGGAGAAAACAATCACAGTCCAAGTTGATACTTTCAAATTCCATCCAACATATGGTAAACGTATCAAATATTCTAAGAAATACAAAGCACATGATGAAAACAATTCAGCAAAAATGGGTGACATCGTCCGCATCGCGGAAACTCGTCCATTGTCAAAAGACAAATACTTCCGTCTTGTTGAAATCGTTGAAGAATCAATCATTATCTAATAACAACTGGAAGGAGGTACTCTATAAATGATTCAATCAGAAACTCGTTTAAAAGTAGCAGATAACTCAGGCGCGCGTGAAGTCCTAACAATTAAAGTATTAGGCGGATCTGGCCGTAAAACTGCAAACATTGGTGATGTTATCGTGGCAACTGTTAAAAATGCAACACCAGGTGGAGTTGTCAAAAAAGGTGATGTAGTTAAAGCAGTTATCGTTCGTACTAAGAGCGGCGTTCGTCGTCCAGATGGTTCATACATCAAATTCGACGAAAATGCATGTGTAATTATTCGTGACGATAAATCTCCTCGTGGAACACGTATCTTTGGTCCAGTTGCACGTGAATTACGTGACAACAACTATATGCGTATTATTTCATTAGCTCCAGAAGTAATCTAAAATCTGAAGAAAATAAGGAGGTGCCCGTTTAAATGAAAGTAAAAGCAAATGACACAGTTATCGTTATTGCCGGTAAAGACAAAGGCAAACAAGGTCGTGTAAAACAAGCTTTGCCAAAAGCTGACAAAGTTGTTGTTGAAGGTGTTAACATCGTTAAAAAACATCAACGTCCAACTCAAATGAACCCTCAAGGCGGTATCATCGAAGTTGAAGCACCTATTCATGTATCTAACGTACAACTAGTAGACCCTAAAACAGGCGAAGCAACACGTGTAGGTTACCAAGAGCAAGATGGTAAACGTGTTCGCGTAGCGAAAAAATCAGGCGAAGTAATCGCTGAAGCAGTATCAGGAGAGGAGGACGCTGAATAATGGCTAATCGTTTACAAGAAAAATATAAAAATGAAGTAGTACCATCAATGGTTGAAAAATTTAACTATAGCTCAATCATGCAAGCACCTAAATTAGATAAAATCGTTATCAACATGGGTGTTGGTGATGCAGTATCTAACGCGAAAAACTTAGAAAACGCTGTTGAAGAATTAACATTAATTGCTGGTCAAAAACCAGTTGTTACAACTGCTAAGAAATCAATCGCTGGTTTCCGTTTACGTGAAGGTATGCCAATCGGTACTAAAGTTACTTTACGTGGCGAACGTATGTATGAATTCTTCGACAAATTAGTAACAGTTTCACTACCTCGTGTACGTGACTTCCGTGGTATCAGCAACCGCTCATTCGATGGTCGTGGTAACTACACATTAGGTATCCGTGAACAATTGATTTTCCCAGAAATCGACTTTGATAAAGTATCTAAAGTACGTGGTATGGATATCGTAATTGTTACAACTGCTAATTCAGACGAAGAATCATTAGAATTATTAACTCAACTAGGAATGCCATTCCAAAAATAATAAAGTCTTGAAGGAGGCGTGAGTAATTTGGCAAAAAAATCAATGATCGAAAAGAACAAGAAACCAGCTAAATATTCTACTCAAGAATATACTCGTTGTGAACGTTGTGGACGCCCACATTCAGTTTACCGTAAATTTAAATTATGCCGTATTTGCCTTCGTGAACTTGCCTATAAAGGGGAAATTCCTGGAGTCAAAAAAGCAAGCTGGTAAATTTCTGGTAATTAAGTAAAGGAGGGTGTACTCGTAATGGTCATGACTGATCCAATTGCGGACTTTTTAACTCGTATTCGTAACGCCAACATGGTGCGCCACGAATCATTCGAAAGTCCATCATCAAAAATCAAAGAAAATATTGCTGCTATCCTTAAAGAAGAAGGATATATCAAAGATTACGAAATCATCGAAGATGATAAACAAAACGTTATCCGTGTATTCATGAAATACACAAGCGATAACCAACGAGTAATCACAAACTTAAAACGTATCTCTAAACCAGGTTTACGTGTATACGCGAAAAGTGATCAAATTCCTAAAGTTTTAAATGGCTTAGGTACTGCATTAATTTCAACATCTGAAGGTGTTATCACTGATAAAGCAGCCCGTGCTAAAAACATCGGTGGCGAAGTTTTAGCTTACATTTGGTAATAAATAACAAAAATTAAAAAACAAAATTGAAAGGCAGGTGCAGTCTAGAATGAGTCGTATTGGTAATAAAATTATCGAGATTCCTAGTAACGTAACCGTAGAAAAAGCTGGTTCAACTATCACTGTTAAAGGCCCTAAAGGCGAATTATCACGTGAGTTCAACCCTGTAATTGATATTCAAATCGGGGAGAAAGAAATCACATTCACTCGTCCGAATGACCACAAAGAAGTACGTTCTATCCACGGAACTACTCGTGCATTAGTAAACAACATGGTTATTGGTGTTTCTGAAGGATTCGAGAAGAAACTTGAAATGACTGGTGTTGGTTACCGTGCACAATTAGCAGGTAATAAATTAACTATCAATGTTGGTTTATCTCACCCTGTTGAATTTGTAGCACCAGAAGGCATCGAAATCGAAGTGCCAACTAACACTACAATCAACATCAAAGGTATCAACAAAGAAGTTGTTGGTGAATTAGCAGCGAATATCCGTTCAACTCGTTTACCAGAACCATACAAAGGTAAAGGTATTCACTATGTTGGCGAACACATTCGTCGTAAAGAAGGTAAAACTGGTAAATAATTGTAATTCTTTACAATTATTTCCTTTTACTTGTATCCAAATTATTTATAAAATGAGGGTGACGAGGTCATCCTTACAAATCTAACAAAGAGGTGACTATTTTGATCAGCAAACCAGATAAAAATAAATTACGTCAAAAACGCCACGCGCGTGTTCGTAGCAACATTTCTGGAACAGCAGAGTGCCCACGCTTGAACGTATTCCGTTCTAACAAACACATCTACGCTCAATTAATTGATGACGTAGCGGGTGTTACTGTAGCGAGTGCCTCTACAAACGAAGAAACATTATCTGCCGCAACTAAAACCGAAAGTGCAGCATTAGTTGGTAAAGCTATCGCTGAACGCGGTGTAGCAGCAGGCGTTAAAGTTGTAAAATTTGACCGTGGTGGCTACCAATATCACGGACGTGTACAAGCTTTAGCAGATGCAGCTCGTGAAAACGGCTTAGAATTTTAGGAAAAGGAGGAAGCCAAGAACATGACAAACACATTTCAAGAATTAAACATTAACGAAAACGACCTTGAAGAACGCGTTGTTGCCATTAACCGTGTTGCTAAAACCGTTAAAGGTGGACGTCGTATGAACTTCGGTGCCGTTGTTGTTGTCGGTGATAGAAATGGCCATGTTGGTCTAGGTACTGGTAAAGCTGCCGAAGTACCAGAAGCAATCCGCAAAGCGGTTGAAGATGGTAAGAAAAACTTAATTACTATACCTCGTGCAGGATCAACTGTTCCTCATGAAGTTATCGGTAAATTTAACGGTGGACACGTATTACTTAAACCAGCTCAAGCCGGTTCAGGTATCGCTGCTGGTGGTCCAGTTCGTGCCGTAGTCGAATTAGGTGGTATCGCAGATATTACTTCTAAATCACTAGGTTCTAACTCACCAATCAACATTGTACGTGCTACTTTAGAAGCAATTAAATCATTAAAATCTCCAGAAGATGTCGCTGCATTACGTGGTAAATCTGTGGAAGAATTATTAGGTTAAGGGGGAAATTCGAATGACTGAAGTAAAAATTACTTTAAAACGCAGTTTAATTGGACGTCCTCAAGACCAAATTAAAACAGCTCAAGCATTAGGGTTAACAAAAGTTGGTAAAACAGTTGTTAAAACTCGTAACGAGGCAATCAACGGTATGATTACTAAAATTGCTCACTTAGTAGTTGTTGAAGAAGCATAATCTAGAATAGGAGGTGCCTAACAGGATGAAATTACATGAATTACAACCTTCAGAAGGATCTCGTCACACACGTCACCGTGTAGGTCGTGGTGCAAGTTCTGGTTGGGGTAAACTATCAAAACGTGGACAAAAAGGTCAAAAAGCTCGTTCAGGTGGTGGTGTACGTCTAGGTTTCGAAGGTGGACAAACACCATTGTTCCGTCGTATTCCAAAACGTGGTTTTACAAACATCAACCGTAAAGAATATGCGATCATCAATCTTGATGACTTAAACGTATTTGAAGATGGTGCTGTTGTAGCCGCTGCTGACTTAATCGAAGCAGGCTTAGTTAAAAAAGAAAAATCTGGTATCAAAGTTTTAGGTAATGGTGAATTAGAACGCAAACTAACCGTTAAAGCAGCTAAATTCTCAGCATCAGCTAAAGAAGCTATTGAGGCCGCTGGGGGTTCAATCGAGGTGATCTAATGTTTCAAATACTGAAAAATGGATTTCAGGATAAGGATATTAGAAGCCGCGTGGCATTCACAGCAATCATGTTGATTGTATTCCGTATCGGGGCTAGCATAACTGTCCCGGGCGTGAATGCTGCAGGAATTCAAGGGTTAGCTGAATCTGGTTTATTCAGCCTACTAAACACTCTTGGTGGGGGAGCACTTTCGAGCTACTCCATCTTTTCATTGGGTGTTTCACCGTATATAACCGCATCTATTATTATTCAACTATTGCAGATGGAGATTATACCTTCATTTACAGAGTGGTCTAAACAGGGTGAAGTTGGTCGTCGTAAGTTAAATCGATGGACTAGATACTTTGCTGTAGCGATTGGCTTTTTTCAAGCTTTAGCTATTTCAATAGGATTTAATTCATTGTCATCGCTAGGATTAATTGATAATCCAGGTTTTGTAACTTACTTACTGATTGCTTTATTCATGACTGCTGGATCTATGTTTGTTGTCTGGATTGGTGAGCAAATCACTGAATATGGAATAGGTAATGGTACTTCAATCATTATCTTTGCTGGTATTCTAGCGCAAATCCCCTCAGAGTTAACGTCTTACTATCAAAATAACATTGTAGATGCTACTAGCAGTGAATTAAATCAACAATTGATATATGCAGGACTATTTGTTCTTGTATTTATCCTATTAATTATGTTCGTCATTTTCATGAGTCAAGCGGAACGTCAAATCCCCGTACGTTATTCAAAACGTGCGAATTCGGCATCGCAAAAGTCTCATTTACCATTAAAGATTAACTCAGCAGGTGTTATTCCCGTTATCTTCGCGTCATCATTAATCATGGTGCCACAAACGGTACTCGGACTATTTGCCGCTGATTATAGTGATGTTTCTTGGTATCAAATATTGTCAACAATCTTTAATTTGGAAAAACCAGCGGGTATTGCTATTTACGCAATTGTCATTATTTTGTTCACATTCTTCTATGCACATATTCAGATTAACCCTGAACGTGCTGCAGAAAACTTGCAAAAAGCTGGTGGATATATTCCAAGTATCCGGCCAGGTTTAGCAACTAAAGAATATTTACAAAAAATGTTAAATCGTTTAAGTACAGTAGGCTCACTATTCTTGATGGGTGTAGCAGTTCTACCTTTACTAGGGGCATACTTCTTTGATATGCCACAATCAATTGCTTTAGGTGGTACAAGCTTACTAATCGTTGTTGGTGTTGCTTTAGATACAGCAAAACAAATTGAAGGACGTACAATTAAACGTCAATACGTTGGCTTTATTCATGATAAAAAAGACTAATGCGTAACGTGCTTGGGGAGGACAATTATGAATATTATTTTAATGGGCTTGCCTGGTGCCGGTAAAGGTACTCAAGCAGCTAAAATCGTTGAAGATTACAAATTTCCACATATTTCTACTGGAGATATGTTTAGATCAGCAATCGCTGAAGGAACTGAATTAGGAAAAAAAGCTAAATTATTCATGGATGATGGTGCATTAGTTCCTGATGAAGTAACGAATGGTATTGTTGAAGAAAGACTTCAAAAAGAAGATACACAAGCTGGCTTTATGCTAGACGGTTTTCCAAGAACTGAAGCGCAAGCTAAAGAGCTTGGCGGTATCATGACTCGCTTAGATCGCGACATTGATGCAGTTATCTACTTAGACGTGCCAGCAGAAACGTTGAAAGAACGTTTATCAGGACGAATCATTTGTCGTAACTGTGGCGCAACATACCACAAAGTTTTGAACAAACCAAAAGTAGACGGCGTATGCGATGTTTGCGGAAGCCATGATTTCTACCAACGTGAAGACGATAAACCTGAAGTTGTTGAAAACAGATTAAAAGTTAATCAAGAACAACAACAACCAATCTTAGACTTCTATGAAGGTCAAGGAAAGCTTTATCGCATTCCTGGTGATATCGGTATTGACAATGTTTACGCTGAGATCCAAAAGATTTTAGATAAATAAATTTTGTTGCTTTAAGTCGCTAATTATGGTAAGATATTCGGGTTGACTGAACATTTCGTATTTCTATCCTACAATCAATTAGTGATTAAACGAAACAACCACCATTAGGAGGAAAAACTTTGTCAAAAGAAGATATGATCGAAATTGAAGGTACTGTTACTGAAACATTACCTAATGCTATGTTTAAGGTCCAATTGGAAAATGGTTATGAGGTTTTAGCGCATATTTCAGGAAAAATGCGTGTAAACTACATTCGTATTTTGCCAGGTGACCGTGTAAAAGTTGAGATGTCTCCATATGACTTGACGAAAGGTCGTATCACCTACCGATTCAAGTAATGTAGAGATATATAATCGAGGAGGTATAACTGTGAAAGTAAGAGCATCTGTTAAACCAATGTGCGAACATTGTAAAGTTATTCGCCGTAACGGTAAAGTTATGGTTATTTGTTCTAATCCAAAACATAAACAACGCCAAGGCTAATTAAAGATAAATAAAAAGGAGGGTTTTCATATATGGCTCGTATAGCAGGAGTAGATATTCCACGTGAGAAACGTATCGTTATTGCCTTAACATACATCTATGGTATCGGTAAAACGACTTCTCAAAAAATCTTAGCGCAAGCTGAAATTTCAGAAGATACTCGTGTACGTGACTTAACTAACGATGAGTTAGATCGTTTACGTGCAGCAGTAGATACAATTAAAGTTGAAGGCGACTTACGTCGTGAACGTGCTTTAGACATCAAACGTCTACAAGAAATCGGTTCATACCGTGGTATCCGTCACCGTCGTGGTTTACCAGTTCGTGGTCAAAACACTAAGAACAACGCACGTACGCGTAAAGGTAAAGCTGTCGCAATTCAAGGTAAGAAAAAATAATCTAAAAGGAGGTTAATTACACTATGGCTAAACGTCCAGTTTCACGCAAACGTCGTGTGAAGAAAAATGTCGAAACAGGTGTGGCGCACATCCACTCTACATTTAACAATACTATCGTTATGATTACTGATGAGCATGGTAATGCAATTTCTTGGTCATCTGCAGGTGCTTTAGGATTTAAAGGTTCTCGTAAATCTACTCCTTACGCTGCACAAATGGCTTCAGAAACAGCTACAAAAGCTGCTATGGATCACGGTATGAAATCTGTTGAAGTTTCAGTAAAAGGCCCTGGTTCAGGTCGTGAATCAGCTATCCGTGCTTTACAAGCAGCAGGTTTAGAAGTTACTGCTATTCGCGATGTAACACCTATTCCTCATAATGGTTGCCGTCCTCCAAAACGTCGTCGTGTTTAATCGATTGATGAACTTGGATATGCGATGATACATTTTCTCACGTTTTGAAAGGGGTAATTTGTCGATATGATCGAAATTGAAAAGCCAAATATTGAGACAATTGAAATTAACGACGATAGTAAATTTGGTAAATTCGTTGTAGAACCATTAGAACGCGGCTATGGAACAACCCTAGGTAATTCATTACGTCGTATCTTGTTGTCCTCACTACCAGGTACAGCTGTTACATCAATCCAAATTGACGATGTTTTGCATGAATACTCAACAGTCCCAGGTGTACGTGAAGACGTTACTGAGATTGTGTTGAACGTAAAACAATTATCATTGAAATTGTATGACGTAGAAGAAAAACAAGTAGAAATTGACATCACAGGTCCAGCTGACGTAACAGCTGCTGATATTATTGCCGATGCTGATTTCGATGTTATGAATCCAGACTTACATATCTGTACGCTTGCAGAAGGCGCTCGTTTCCACATGATTATGAATGTTAAAAACGGTCGTGGTTTTGTACGCTCAGAAAATAATAAAGTGGATTCAATGCCAATTGGCGAAATCCCAGTGGATTCTATCTACACACCAATTTCCAAAGTAAACTATCAAGTTGAAAATACTCGTATCGGAGAAATCAACGAATACGATAAATTAACTATGGATATTTGGACTGATGGTACAATTTCACCCGAAGAAGCATTAAGCTTAGCGGCAAAAATCATGACAGAACACTTGGAAGTATTCGTTAACTTAACAGACGAAGCTCGTCAAGTTGAAGTTATGGTCGAAAAAGAAGAAACACAAAAAGAAAAAATGCTTGAAATGACTATTGAAGAACTAGACTTATCAGTTCGTTCATACAACTGTTTAAAACGTGCAGGCATCAATACTGTTGAAGAATTGACTAACAAATCTGAACCAGAAATGATGAAAGTACGTAACTTAGGTCGTAAGTCTCTTGAAGAGGTTAAAAACAAGCTAGCTGCTCTTGACTTATCTTTACGTCAAGAAGATTAATAAATCATAAAGGAGGATACTGACAATGGGTTACCGTAAATTAGGTCGTACTAGCTCTCAACGTAAAGCTATGTTACGTGACTTAACTACTGATTTAATTATCAATGAACGTATTACTACAACAGAAACTCGTGCGAAAGAGATCCGTCGTACAGCTGAAAAAATGATTACTTTAGGTAAACGTGGAGATTTAGCTGCTCGCCGTCAAGCGAACCAATTTGTTCGTAACGAAATCGCCGATGTTCGCGCTGAAGGTGAAGACATCGTTATCGAGTCTGCTTTACAAAAATTATTCAACGATCTTGGTCCTCGTTACGCTGAACGTCAAGGTGGAT encodes:
- the rplN gene encoding 50S ribosomal protein L14, translated to MIQSETRLKVADNSGAREVLTIKVLGGSGRKTANIGDVIVATVKNATPGGVVKKGDVVKAVIVRTKSGVRRPDGSYIKFDENACVIIRDDKSPRGTRIFGPVARELRDNNYMRIISLAPEVI
- the rplX gene encoding 50S ribosomal protein L24, giving the protein MKVKANDTVIVIAGKDKGKQGRVKQALPKADKVVVEGVNIVKKHQRPTQMNPQGGIIEVEAPIHVSNVQLVDPKTGEATRVGYQEQDGKRVRVAKKSGEVIAEAVSGEEDAE
- the rplE gene encoding 50S ribosomal protein L5; this encodes MANRLQEKYKNEVVPSMVEKFNYSSIMQAPKLDKIVINMGVGDAVSNAKNLENAVEELTLIAGQKPVVTTAKKSIAGFRLREGMPIGTKVTLRGERMYEFFDKLVTVSLPRVRDFRGISNRSFDGRGNYTLGIREQLIFPEIDFDKVSKVRGMDIVIVTTANSDEESLELLTQLGMPFQK
- a CDS encoding type Z 30S ribosomal protein S14, with protein sequence MAKKSMIEKNKKPAKYSTQEYTRCERCGRPHSVYRKFKLCRICLRELAYKGEIPGVKKASW
- the rpsH gene encoding 30S ribosomal protein S8; this encodes MVMTDPIADFLTRIRNANMVRHESFESPSSKIKENIAAILKEEGYIKDYEIIEDDKQNVIRVFMKYTSDNQRVITNLKRISKPGLRVYAKSDQIPKVLNGLGTALISTSEGVITDKAARAKNIGGEVLAYIW
- the rplF gene encoding 50S ribosomal protein L6, producing the protein MSRIGNKIIEIPSNVTVEKAGSTITVKGPKGELSREFNPVIDIQIGEKEITFTRPNDHKEVRSIHGTTRALVNNMVIGVSEGFEKKLEMTGVGYRAQLAGNKLTINVGLSHPVEFVAPEGIEIEVPTNTTINIKGINKEVVGELAANIRSTRLPEPYKGKGIHYVGEHIRRKEGKTGK
- the rplR gene encoding 50S ribosomal protein L18 yields the protein MTILISKPDKNKLRQKRHARVRSNISGTAECPRLNVFRSNKHIYAQLIDDVAGVTVASASTNEETLSAATKTESAALVGKAIAERGVAAGVKVVKFDRGGYQYHGRVQALADAARENGLEF
- the rpsE gene encoding 30S ribosomal protein S5, which gives rise to MTNTFQELNINENDLEERVVAINRVAKTVKGGRRMNFGAVVVVGDRNGHVGLGTGKAAEVPEAIRKAVEDGKKNLITIPRAGSTVPHEVIGKFNGGHVLLKPAQAGSGIAAGGPVRAVVELGGIADITSKSLGSNSPINIVRATLEAIKSLKSPEDVAALRGKSVEELLG
- the rpmD gene encoding 50S ribosomal protein L30 translates to MTEVKITLKRSLIGRPQDQIKTAQALGLTKVGKTVVKTRNEAINGMITKIAHLVVVEEA
- the rplO gene encoding 50S ribosomal protein L15, with product MKLHELQPSEGSRHTRHRVGRGASSGWGKLSKRGQKGQKARSGGGVRLGFEGGQTPLFRRIPKRGFTNINRKEYAIINLDDLNVFEDGAVVAAADLIEAGLVKKEKSGIKVLGNGELERKLTVKAAKFSASAKEAIEAAGGSIEVI